One segment of Eschrichtius robustus isolate mEscRob2 chromosome 3, mEscRob2.pri, whole genome shotgun sequence DNA contains the following:
- the MANEAL gene encoding glycoprotein endo-alpha-1,2-mannosidase-like protein isoform X2: MARRRRRACIALFLVLLFAFGTLMGLRTLKAPDGLPALGPGLELAPFERRPEGGPAPAARAPAAPAAPPPPPPPPPRTAGPGSSLGPAPAEAEPAPGQSLRVYSDLHAFYYSWYGSPRREGHYIHWDHVMVPHWDPKISASYPRGRHSPPEDLGSSFYPELGPYSSRDPDVLREHMTQLKEAAIGVLVLSWYPPGMADDNGEPSDDLVPTILDTAHQYNIQVAFHIQPYKGRDDITLHDNIKYIIDTYGSHGAFYRYKNSMALLVEEGHTHDILAAGFDGMYTYFASNGFSFGSSHQNWKAVKNFCDANNLMFIPSVGPGYIDTSIRPWNNHNTRNRVNGKYYETALQAALTVRPEIVSITSFNEWHEGTQIEKAIPKKTPTRLYLDYLPHQPSLYLELTRRWAEHFIKEKEQWLM, from the exons ATGGCCAGGCGGCGGCGCCGCGCCTGCATCGCGCTGTTCTTGGTGCTGCTCTTCGCCTTCGGCACTCTCATGGGCCTGCGCACGCTCAAGGCTCCGGACGGACTCCCGGCGCTGGGCCCCGGCCTGGAGCTGGCGCCCTTTGAGCGACGCCCCGAGGGGGGCCCCGCGCCGGCCGCCCGGGCCCCGGCCGCCcccgccgcgccgccgccgccgcctccgcctccgcccCGCACCGCGGGCCCGGGCAGCTCCCTGGGGCCGGCCCCAGCGGAGGCCGAGCCCGCCCCCGGCCAGAGTCTGCGTGTCTACTCGGACCTGCACGCCTTCTACTACTCGTGGTACGGGAGCCCGCGGCGCGAGGGCCACTACATTCACTGGGACCACGTCATGGTGCCGCACTGGGACCCCAAGATCTCGGCCAGCTACCCCCGCGGCCGCCACAGCCCCCCCGAAGACTTGGGCTCCAGCTTCTACCCGGAGCTGGGGCCCTACAGCTCCCGGGACCCCGACGTGCTGCGGGAGCACATGACCCAGCTGAAGGAAGCCGCCATCG GCGTCCTGGTCCTGTCCTGGTACCCACCTGGCATGGCTGATGATAATGGGGAACCCTCAGATGACCTGGTGCCCACCATTCTGGACACTGCCCATCAGTACAACATCCAG GTGGCCTTCCACATCCAACCCTACAAGGGCCGAGATGACATCACTCTGCATGACAACATCAAGTACATCATTGACAC GTATGGCTCCCATGGTGCATTTTACCGCTATAAGAACAGCATGG CGCTGCTGGTGGAGGAGGGCCACACCCATGACATCCTGGCCGCCGGATTTGATGGCATGTACACCTACTTTGCCTCCAATGGTTTCTCCTTCGGCTCCTCCCATCAGAACTGGAAGGCTGTGAAGAACTTTTGCGATGCCAACAACCTCATGTTCATTCCCAGCGTGGGGCCTGGCTACATTGACACCAGCATCCGGCCCTGGAACAACCACAATACGCGGAACAGGGTCAACGGCAAGTACTATGAGACGGCCCTGCAGGCAGCCCTGACCGTGAGGCCCGAGATCGTCTCCATCACCTCTTTCAATGAGTGGCACGAGGGCACCCAGATTGAGAAGGCCATTCCCAAGAAGACGCCGACTCGGCTGTATTTGGACTACCTGCCTCATCAGCCCAGCCTGTACCTAGAGCTGACGCGCCGCTGGGCGGAGCACTTCATCAAAGAGAAGGAGCAGTGGCTGATGTGA
- the MANEAL gene encoding glycoprotein endo-alpha-1,2-mannosidase-like protein isoform X1, with protein MARRRRRACIALFLVLLFAFGTLMGLRTLKAPDGLPALGPGLELAPFERRPEGGPAPAARAPAAPAAPPPPPPPPPRTAGPGSSLGPAPAEAEPAPGQSLRVYSDLHAFYYSWYGSPRREGHYIHWDHVMVPHWDPKISASYPRGRHSPPEDLGSSFYPELGPYSSRDPDVLREHMTQLKEAAIGVLVLSWYPPGMADDNGEPSDDLVPTILDTAHQYNIQVAFHIQPYKGRDDITLHDNIKYIIDTYGSHGAFYRYKNSMGKSLPLFYIYDSYLTSPEAWAHLLTPNGPHSIRNTPYDGVFIALLVEEGHTHDILAAGFDGMYTYFASNGFSFGSSHQNWKAVKNFCDANNLMFIPSVGPGYIDTSIRPWNNHNTRNRVNGKYYETALQAALTVRPEIVSITSFNEWHEGTQIEKAIPKKTPTRLYLDYLPHQPSLYLELTRRWAEHFIKEKEQWLM; from the exons ATGGCCAGGCGGCGGCGCCGCGCCTGCATCGCGCTGTTCTTGGTGCTGCTCTTCGCCTTCGGCACTCTCATGGGCCTGCGCACGCTCAAGGCTCCGGACGGACTCCCGGCGCTGGGCCCCGGCCTGGAGCTGGCGCCCTTTGAGCGACGCCCCGAGGGGGGCCCCGCGCCGGCCGCCCGGGCCCCGGCCGCCcccgccgcgccgccgccgccgcctccgcctccgcccCGCACCGCGGGCCCGGGCAGCTCCCTGGGGCCGGCCCCAGCGGAGGCCGAGCCCGCCCCCGGCCAGAGTCTGCGTGTCTACTCGGACCTGCACGCCTTCTACTACTCGTGGTACGGGAGCCCGCGGCGCGAGGGCCACTACATTCACTGGGACCACGTCATGGTGCCGCACTGGGACCCCAAGATCTCGGCCAGCTACCCCCGCGGCCGCCACAGCCCCCCCGAAGACTTGGGCTCCAGCTTCTACCCGGAGCTGGGGCCCTACAGCTCCCGGGACCCCGACGTGCTGCGGGAGCACATGACCCAGCTGAAGGAAGCCGCCATCG GCGTCCTGGTCCTGTCCTGGTACCCACCTGGCATGGCTGATGATAATGGGGAACCCTCAGATGACCTGGTGCCCACCATTCTGGACACTGCCCATCAGTACAACATCCAG GTGGCCTTCCACATCCAACCCTACAAGGGCCGAGATGACATCACTCTGCATGACAACATCAAGTACATCATTGACAC GTATGGCTCCCATGGTGCATTTTACCGCTATAAGAACAGCATGGGTAAGAGCCTCCCACTCTTTTATATCTATGACTCCTACCTGACATCCCCTGAGGCTTGGGCCCACCTCCTGACACCGAACGGGCCCCACTCAATCCGCAACACCCCCTATGATGGGGTCTTCATAGCGCTGCTGGTGGAGGAGGGCCACACCCATGACATCCTGGCCGCCGGATTTGATGGCATGTACACCTACTTTGCCTCCAATGGTTTCTCCTTCGGCTCCTCCCATCAGAACTGGAAGGCTGTGAAGAACTTTTGCGATGCCAACAACCTCATGTTCATTCCCAGCGTGGGGCCTGGCTACATTGACACCAGCATCCGGCCCTGGAACAACCACAATACGCGGAACAGGGTCAACGGCAAGTACTATGAGACGGCCCTGCAGGCAGCCCTGACCGTGAGGCCCGAGATCGTCTCCATCACCTCTTTCAATGAGTGGCACGAGGGCACCCAGATTGAGAAGGCCATTCCCAAGAAGACGCCGACTCGGCTGTATTTGGACTACCTGCCTCATCAGCCCAGCCTGTACCTAGAGCTGACGCGCCGCTGGGCGGAGCACTTCATCAAAGAGAAGGAGCAGTGGCTGATGTGA
- the YRDC gene encoding threonylcarbamoyl-AMP synthase, whose product MSLARSCTGLRAAVAASMGLSEGPAGSTRSGRLLRPPSPAPAAPGARLFRLPGSGAVRAANPERAGWTEALRAAVAELRAGAVVAVPTDTLYGLACSASCSEALGVVYRVKGRSETKPLAVCLGRVADVYRYCRVRVPEGLLNDLLPGPVTLVMERSEELNKDLNPFTPLVGIRIPDHAFMQDLAQVFGGPLALTSANLSSQASSLNVEEFQDLWPRLSLVIDGGPIGDGQSPECRLGSTVVDLSVPGEFGIIRPGCALESTSAILQKYGLLPLRGSCL is encoded by the exons ATGTCTCTGGCGCGTTCGTGCACGGGGCTGAGGGCCGCGGTGGCTGCCAGCATGGGGTTGAGCGAGGGTCCGGCGGGCTCCACCCGGAGCGGGCGCCTTCTCCGTCCGCCGAGCCCCGCTCCGGCGGCGCCGGGGGCCCGGCTGTTCCGGCTCCCGGGGAGCGGGGCCGTGCGGGCCGCAAACCCGGAGCGCGCCGGCTGGACCGAGGCGCTGCGGGCCGCCGTGGCCGAGCTGCGCGCCGGCGCCGTGGTGGCCGTCCCCACCGATACGCTGTACGGCCTGGCCTGCTCGGCGAGCTGCTCGGAGGCACTGGGCGTCGTGTACCGCGTCAAGGGCCGCAGCGAGACCAAGCCGCTGGCCGTGTGCCTGGGCCGCGTGGCCGACGTCTACAG GTACTGCCGTGTGAGAGTACCTGAGGGGCTCCTGAATGACCTGCTGCCAGGACCAGTGACCCTGGTGATGGAACGCTCGGAGGAGCTCAACAAGGACCTGAACCCCTTCACTCCT CTTGTAGGCATCCGGATTCCTGACCACGCCTTCATGCAGGACTTGGCCCAGGTGTTTGGGGGACCTCTTGCTCTCACCAGCGccaacctcagctcccaggccagcTCTCTGAATGTTGAG gAATTTCAGGACCTCTGGCCTCGCTTGTCCTTGGTCATTGATGGGGGACCAATTGGGGACGGCCAGAGCCCTGAGTGTCGACTAGGCTCAACTGTGGTTGACTTGTCTGTGCCTGGAGAGTTTGGCATCATTCGTCCGGGTTG TGCCCTAGAAAGTACTTCGGCCATCCTCCAGAAGTATGGGCTGCTCCCCTTACGTGGATCCTGCTTGTGA
- the C3H1orf122 gene encoding uncharacterized protein C1orf122 homolog, producing the protein MEWGPGSDWSRGEAAGVDRGKAGLGLGGRPPPQPPRDERAQQLLDAVEQRQRQLLDTIAACEEMLRQLGRRRPEPAGGGNVSAKPGAPSQTAVSARGGFPKDAGDGATEP; encoded by the exons ATGGAATGGGGCCCGGGCTCAGACTGGTCACGGGG GGAGGCTGCCGGCGTGGACCGTGGGAAGGCGGGGCTGGGGCTCGGCGGGAGGCCACCCCCGCAGCCGCCCCGGGATGAGCGCGCCCAGCAGCTGCTGGATGCGGTGgagcagcggcagcggcagctcCTGGACACCATCGCCGCCTGCGAGGAGATGCTGCGGCAGCTGGGCCGCCGGCGCCCGGAGCCGGCTGGTGGCGGG AACGTCTCAGCCAAACCTGGAGCACCCTCCCAGACAGCTGTCTCCGCCAGAGGTGGCTTTCCAAAGGATGCTGGCGATGGAGCCACGGAGCCCTGA